Proteins encoded within one genomic window of Calonectris borealis chromosome 1, bCalBor7.hap1.2, whole genome shotgun sequence:
- the B3GALT5 gene encoding LOW QUALITY PROTEIN: beta-1,3-galactosyltransferase 5 (The sequence of the model RefSeq protein was modified relative to this genomic sequence to represent the inferred CDS: deleted 1 base in 1 codon): protein MKMGGTWVGLPAGQYLLALGHRTFSNKRRNMVDFRRFRLFVCLVGLSCVFWVFYDSLSESCISCEKNTQDYILPIETFRRIGGNFLQLPDIDCRKNPPFLVLLVTSSYHHVNARMAIRQTWGKERTVASKRLVTYFLLGSTVNLNEQADIAAESQKYKDIIQKNFTDTYYNLTLKTMMGIEWIHKFCYQSSFVMKTDTDVFVNVFYLTELLLRKKRTTRFFTGFLKLREYPIRRRGSKWYVSREEYPGKTYPPFCSGTGYVLSTDVASQIYNVSESISFIKLEDVFIGLCLAKLKIQLEELHSEQTFFPERISFSVSRFKKIVMCHEVKPSEQLSYWNHLVTENHRKVP, encoded by the exons atgaagatgggaGGAACCTGGGTGGGTCTGCCAGCTGGACAGTACTTGCTGGCTCTGGGACACAGG ACTTTTTCAAACAAACGGAGAAACatg GTGGATTTCAGAAGATTCAGGCTGTTTGTTTGCCTTGTAGGGCTCAGCTGTGTGTTCTGGGTTTTTTACGACAGTTTGTCTGAATCCTGTATATCCTGTGAAAAAAACACCCAAGATTACATACTCCCCATAGAGACTTTTAGGAGAATCGGAGGAAACTTCTTGCAGCTCCCGGATATAGACTGCCGTAAGAACCCGCCTTTCCTTGTCCTGCTTGTGACATCCTCGTACCACCATGTTAATGCCAGGATGGCCATCCGGCAAACCTGGGGCAAGGAGAGAACAGTCGCCAGCAAGCGCCTGGTGACATATTTCCTCCTGGGAAGCACTGTGAATCTCAACGAGCAGGCTGATATCGCTGCTGAAAGCCAAAAGTACAAAGacattattcaaaagaattttacaGACACGTATTACAATTTGACTTTGAAGACCATGATGGGAATTGAATGGATTCACAAATTTTGTTACCAGTCCAGCTTTGTGATGAAAACCGACACAGATGTGTTTGTCAATGTTTTTTACCTCACTGAGCTTCTTCTAAGGAAAAAGAGGACCACTAGATTCTTCACAGGCTTTTTAAAACTGCGGGAGTACCCCATACGGAGAAGAGGGAGTAAGTGGTATGTGAGCAGAGAAGAGTATCCTGGAAAGACCTACCCGCCGTTTTGTTCTGGGACTGGCTATGTTTTATCCACTGACGTTGCCAGTCAGATCTATAATGTTTCAGAGAGCATTTCGTTCATTAAACTGGAGGATGTATTCATAGGACTGTGCCTTGCCAAATTAAAAATTCAGCTGGAGGAGCTTCATTCAGAGCAGACGTTTTTTCCAGAAAGGATTAGTTTCTCCGTTTCTCGCTTTAAGAAAATTGTGATGTGCCATGAAGTAAAACCATCTGAGCAGCTGAGCTACTGGAATCACTTAGTGacagaaaatcacagaaaagtGCCCTAG